The genomic region gcattttttctctgagatggagaaatttgaggtgaaagcccttgttaatgcactTTTTCTCTCAGACGaacaaatttgaggtgaaagcccttgttaatgcactTTTTCTCTCAGACAGAGAAACTTCAGGTGAAAGCCCTTATTAATGCATTTTTTCTCTGAGGTGGACAAATTTGAGGTGAGAGCCCTTGTCCATCTCTGAGATGGAGATGTCGTTctatccaccctctgggagtagccatggtggatgtcatgttgagagactccatgacaacatcatgttgagagactccatgatgagGATATTTGAAaatacctccctagctaagagggagtgtgttgatgtgtttttcatgcacatgcgaacacagaataacatatcaaggtatcttatcctctcttgaacaaagtttcccgactgctgaagatcttgcccaaatcaatcgaggcaactccaaggttcttgtatgtagggtctctacgtgtgctTAAGCTTctcgcggtatgatgtgatttcactagaatcacaaggggacttatactcgatgacctgagcgtctgatttgctttggatatcactggaacgtgggtctttactgatccttgatttttaaaaaagggaaaaggataaaggttggagaaggatctaattctaacactaagaatgtaggagcaatggatgacctttgatgaaactttaactaagtcttgctttgacatgctaggatcatctacacaaggttagtgcaatcttctaaggatagctttatgatgttcagatcaccgctacaagcatagacacggtcaggttgatgcatatcaatgaagaagcaataattcaagttaagcttaagctgaatgattctagttgactacgcaaggcaagtttgcaatcaacaaaccgctagtagtatggatatacaaatttcaccattgatcataaaaatttcttccattcatctaataacatgaaattaaatttgagaagtatagagaccatgcaaattgtagaatcgacacatagaattcaccattccttcaatgaagtttacatgtcttttgcaacaatctcttggcaacaatctttgccttctctttctactctactctaaaatgctactaattattgactattctctctaactatttcctattctctgactattaactattaacctttacaaatgaggagccaaggctttatatagagagccctttacaaattgatggctctgattgacttagaatcaatggctaggattaaaggatagaaaccctaattagggtttgttataacaaacttccttaaccaatgagaaaattacattccaggagtgaggaccaataggaagcaggggtaggtacaccgaatCTTGTGCCGCccccgatgagtcaggtacattgaatctggacatgctgaggtggaccaatccgactagaggagcaatgactgggatgccaccttgtctgacgtttGTGCCTTGGTTGATCTTCCTTCGTCCTTGATGTACTTTGATGAAAAGCGCACCCCCTTGACTCCCATATGCTTGATGAGGCCTCCTTACTGTCAAGTCTTTCCTCCTTCTCTGATAACTCATATTGCTTTGAAGTGCttgcaaagcctttctttgtcTTCTTGTGGTTCCTATGTGTGGCGAAGTGAAGGTCTTGAAGCTAGCTTGCAattccttgaacacttgaagtctcCCAACGCTTCAAAAACACCTAGAGTCCTCCTTTATGCActtggaatgtccttgatgatgatgaaactGGAATAGGttgtccttgtcctggcctgatcttctccatctgcaaaacaaaccaaaagatgattaagtacacatgatatattcatcttaacatagcatttcttaccttaaatcatcaacaagaagacattaaaaagaagttcgctcaagatcctccccagggacaggccctataagaatttcgctctagaccctttggaagggtcaagagcaaaatttgctattttgctcaatttagacctcatttcatcatttcataatcTTAGGCCCAGCCTTTCGCCTCCAAAATTGTCTAGGAATAGGTTTTGCTCAAAGACCTAGGCAAAATattagacctcctaggaatttcgctctggaccctttggaagggtcaagagcgaaatttgcattttagctcaaatttcatcatatccttgccttgaacttctcttgacctttgaatcgctttctcctaaagacatcattgatttgacctccaaaaagacaaaaaaaagaggatttcgctttggacctaggCCAAGGATGGGGCCTAtagaagatttcgctctggaccctttggaagggtcaggagcgaaatttgcgtACTAagacaaaatcttcacattttgtgaccacaatttgttcaaatgcatgtctaaggatcCCCTTAATCTCAACCAAcaccaagtttgatgcaaaattggagcaaaatggagtttttaaggatttcgctctagaccctttggaagggtcaagagcgaaattcctgattaggctcaagttctatcatttctccactccaaaatgcctcccaaggcaagcatacactagtcttctttCTACTTGGGCTTAGGAATCCAtaccttgaccttcatcatgagcaaattaggtgaaattgagaatttcgctctggaccctttggaagggtcgggagcgaaattcaagttttagacttATTTCTTtacttccttcacttcaattcaccttacaaggcaagaatacctcactccaccttcaaccatgccataggaatcaatgctttggcttCACACAAGGATAAAATAGGTGGTTTGAATAATTTCGTTTTGGaccgtttggaagggtcaggagcgaaattctccttttaggTTGATTTCTTTTACTTagctccattcttctcactttgaTCTACCTTGAATCTCTATTTGGATACTTCTCCCATGCATGCAACACTtgcttgaccctcaaaatggccaaaaaggagaatttcgctaaaaaacatggccagggacaagacctatttaggatttcgctctagaccctttggaagggtcaggagcgaaatcctagtttaagctcaaaatattgatcattggtggccacaatcaattcaaaggcatgcctaggggtcctcccaagctcaatctaccttgatccacacttagcttgacacaaaaatggaaggaaaagagggattttgggaattttgctttggaccctttggaagggttaggagcgaaattctagttttgagcacatttcttcattctttcaactccaaaacacctcaaaaggcaaggacacgTTACTCCACACCTATCTATGCCATAAAAACCAAAGATTTGACGATCTCCAAGGGAAAATAGGTATCcttcaagaattttgctctggaccctttggaagggtcaggagcgaaattccagttttagctcaattccttcacgTTTGGTGATCATAAGCAACTCAAACCCATGCCTAAGGAACAAGACTTTCagtgcaaacaaggaagaaaaaggtgtcttctaagaatttcgctctggaccctttgaaagggtcaggagcgaaattcatattctTGATTGATTTCTCACCTCTTTCATCCAATCCATCTTCAAAATTGATCAAACTCACCCTCCTCTTGCCATATTCAAGTCCACTTGCCATCCACTTGGctcaaaaatcttcattttcagTGCCTTAGGCCCAAATtgagggtcaaatgaggatttcgctctggaccctttggaagggtgaggagcgaaattctcattttgagctAATTTCTTACTTCCTTTCTCCTTTTCATACCTTGGACACACTTTGTTAGGTTTCCTTCCATCATGACCATGCAAATTTGCTCTTTAAGTTGACACATAGCTCAAGattttgtgaaaaatagggttttctatgaatttcgctctggaccctttagaagggtcaggagcgaaattcctccttgggctcaaatcctgacttcattttcacatttcttcactccAATTAAGTGTTTTGCCTTCACAAATGCCTAGTAATGAGCTAGTTCATGGCTTTGGGCAATGTAGAGTGtcttatagaggaattcgctctggaccctttggaagggtcaggagcgaaattcctattctaggctcaattcaccttcaaactgacttgactttgtcttaggcttgatcctagatccatttccttccatatccttgcaaatttgctcaaccattcaatgatttaggtgaagaatttaggtcctttgtgaaatttcgctctggaccctttggaagggtcaagagcgaaatttgacattttagccgCTCCGTCAAGATTCATTTATGgaatatattccatatatactgtcaggatgtttgagagtggtttcggacctccagagttataatgcaaatctagtttttggaggattcttcaattttccaaacttagtcaaatttcaggatcaggattacattccagacttagccaaatttaaagacatttgaagatcaggatgacattccagacttcatcactcaccaatttaaCTTAACTCAGACCTTcgaagatgatattcactcaccaagcttcattgacctcctcaaactcaaacaagacacaattagcaacaagagcaaaactttgtcctaaggaagactttcaaagatgaccctaacccggAGCATCCACTAACTCACCCTTTAGCTAAAACAgagcctgctatcttagtgatccctctggaAACACTcggcatgcaaaggctaatagacaaaaccctaaaagacctagaaaaacaaagcctagaaagcaaaaagtaggggtccccatttacaatggggcgatgtgtgaatacgtcacaacagagtGTTAGTGTTTTATAGTTGCAGGAGGTATTCCTAGAAGCAAGTCGGCCTAttacaaattattattttatatttataaggacCGACCCAAGATGAAAAGTCACCTTGGTTCTTGAATGAGGCCGACTCTTGTGAAAAGTCGCCTTGCTTGAGAAAAGGCACCTTACTTTGTATATATAGAAGGTGATGATCATTTCATTTTGATCAATCAATTTAATATAAGAGATATATTCttggctgggtttttctccctcgagcagggttttcccaggatatgtgATGTGTTCTATTTTGTTCATGTGTTGTATTTCTATGTTTCTATGTATTGCAAATCTGATCATAAAAATAACACTCCAAATACAATAAAGGGCCAAGATCAAatgaagatcaatggccaagatcaaatgaagatcaagggccaagattttgcCACATAAACCTGTTGATGTGGCTAAAATCGTATTGCTACAACTATATCCAGCCAACGCAAAATAGAATTAGTTTActgagtattctatcctctcttgaaataagggatccctaatgctgtttttaattgatcaacggggacaacctcaaggttccaactgtCAGTTCATGACTGCAGGATAACTTAGTTGTCTGATGTGTTTTGCtgaacacaaaggggacttacatgGTTAGAAAAAATCAGTTTTGGTTGTACGGGTTCCCTAAGACTCTACAGTCTTGACTTCATCAAATTTCTCTTTAATATGATGCTATTTTGGATTTCAACTTTCtgataaaaaagggaaaaaaggggGGAAAAGAGGGATAAAGCAGCTAATTAATCTACCTAAGATAGCATATTCAGCAAAATAGACTGAAACCTTCAAAAACTAGATTTAACTTTACCAGCTAATAAAGCACAATTACGTAAAATCTGATGCAATCTTCAAGGAGAGTtagattttcatgctattaaacataaAATGAAGAACTTTTACATCCATCCATTTGATATTTAGCAACTGAACTAAGCATATAAgtgggttcagattaaccatgcagggGGAGTGACAATCAgtcaatccttaatggtatgaactccAAGGTTTCTATCAAATACTAACCTGAAAATACTATCTAACAACAAAATACTTGACATGAAAATTAAATaaagaagaaggagaccatgcactcacatgaaAATAAGACAGCTTTAATTTCCATTAAATCTGCATAAAATTTGCTAGAGTTTCAGCAACAATCTTAGTtacaaaaagagggaaaaacagTCCCTTTTATAGATTTCCAAAAGTGGATGAATGGCCCAGATTTAAACTTTACAAGTGACCCAGATTCATCCTACAAagtatggctgcccatacccattaATAAGGAACAAAATATCCCCCACCAGCTACCAACTAACTAATAACTACCCAACATAAAGTTGCTCCCCAAAAAGTGCAATTGCACGAAGCTCAAAATCTGCAATGAACTTGGGTAGTTGGAAAGACAACTTAACTCtaggaaaaaaaattatcttttctcGAGGTAGATTCTTTTACCAAAAATTCAACTTCCCTTGGCAAGTAGTCTTCCCAGATATCCCGACCAGCTGCGCGTTCTACCcgaatgtaatgtccctactagttagagatcattaacttgcaaaacagattgttagaaccaGAGAAACGAAAATCGCCTAAACTCGCCtggactcggcgagtccgagtgcgAGTCACCCTCGCCGAGTCctagggactcggactcggactcggccgagtccaGGCGCcagactcgccagactcgccgagtttggcgagtttggccGAGTCCCGTGCCTGGGACTCGGCCGGCGGCGATGTGAAagataagttaaaaaaaaaacaattttaaatggtttttttgactctttttttttgtgttatttttgttttatacctaaaagtgactttcatttcattcatttgcaaaaataggaggagtAAAGTGAGATAAAAAGAATAACAAGGGTGgattgaagaaaaaccagcaaggaagatttcttcaatttcttcaattttcttcaagAGTTCTAAGAGGTAAGTTGGTAACattgtttttttgagatttttttgtttcttatatgcaaaaattcatttttctattcttttttttttgaaagttttacattttattccaaaatcttttcTATGTTACTATGTAGGCCCAgggtttgtaattttattttttttaaagtagggtttgacaaaccctacaatttaaaaaaaataaaattgcaaacCCTAGTTACCCTACTTtagcttttttgaaaaaaatgttcaatGAGAATGAAATTATGAATGCACAACATAGAATGAATGTcttaatttatttttgcatttgtaatgttttattgcagcaaccttcacattcttatttgcctcaagtttcacaaaacAATCATACAATGTCCTCTTCTAGACctcccattagaaaggaccctgcttggaaatatcatgaggattttccagggcaaagaAAAGGGCAAACAAAGTGtatattttgcaaaacaatattccatggaggcatatatagattgaaataccatattgctggtgtgcgtgggcATGATGCCGACCCATGCACAAAAGCAATCACTGAGGCCGTACGTGATTGCTATGTAatggttgaagaaattgaaaggaaaaggaaagaaaaagaggatctcacaGTCATTGGTAGACATGCACCTTTAGGAACAGGGACAcaattaggttgtgttggagggcctTCTTCCTTACCTTCATATCGTCCCACTCATTTTGCTACTACTCATGCTTCCGGTTCTGCTTCTATAAGTGCCAGTGCTAGTGCCAGTGCCTCTGCCCCTTCTCATGTTCCTAGCACTGGCAGTGGTAGTGGGaatgttagcattggacctagcattcgtaaatctaggttggataccttttttgcacctcgcactactcctgggtcccaacagtcacttgagagcatgggttggaacaaggaggtccatgatgctgctaaaatggcagttggcagatTTTGGATCTATGGCAGTATTCCATTCTTCACAGCCAGGtaaatgttttatgtttgattgttttaatttttataattt from Cryptomeria japonica chromosome 3, Sugi_1.0, whole genome shotgun sequence harbors:
- the LOC131874566 gene encoding uncharacterized protein LOC131874566 → MVEEIERKRKEKEDLTVIGRHAPLGTGTQLGCVGGPSSLPSYRPTHFATTHASGSASISASASASASAPSHVPSTGSGSGNVSIGPSIRKSRLDTFFAPRTTPGSQQSLESMGWNKEVHDAAKMAVGRFWIYGSIPFFTARSPYWQEMVDALTICGAGFKAPSEFDLSGPILTELVNDVKKELGDQRQIWSTKGCTIMTDGWTDRRNRTLLNFLVSSAGGTVFIKSIDASAHCKNATYLCEQIEEVINEVGEENVVQVVTDNAPNYVAAGRLLMERHPSIV